The following proteins are encoded in a genomic region of Nicotiana sylvestris chromosome 4, ASM39365v2, whole genome shotgun sequence:
- the LOC104211292 gene encoding glucan endo-1,3-beta-glucosidase 7-like, whose translation MANLLQTSSFFFLCFFHLALFAESESFIGINYGQIADNLPAPEATAKLLQSTSIEKVRLYGSDPVIIKALANTGVGIMIGVANGDIPPMASDPNFAKGWLSSKVLPFYPASKIIVINVGNEVMLSKDQNLMTNLLPAMQNLQNALNDASIGGKIKVSTVHAMAVLKQSEPPSSGSFDPSITDLLKGLLEFNKATGSPFAVNPYPYFAYQSDPRPDTLAFCLFQPNSGRFDAGTNIKYTSMFDAQVDAVRSALNALGFKEVEIVIAETGWPYKGDSNEVGPSIENAKAYNGNLISHLRSMVGTPLMPGISVDTYLFALYDENLKPGPTSERSFGLFKPDLTMTYDAGLSKANSQDPMPKTPVTPSNTSMPPSSPKTPVTPSLPETPVTPSLPKTSMPPSSPETPATSSLPKTPVPSSSPKTKSVSKADVSDAQLQSNIDYAVQFNLGVLVLSQILWHSMPHML comes from the exons ATGGCTAATCTACTTcagacttcttccttcttctttctctGCTTTTTTCATCTCGCCCTATTCGCAG AATCAGAGTCATTTATCGGTATAAATTATGGCCAAATTGCGGATAATCTCCCGGCACCGGAGGCAACAGCAAAGCTATTACAATCCACTTCAATTGAGAAAGTCCGGTTATACGGATCCGACCCGGTAATCATCAAAGCGTTAGCAAATACCGGCGTCGGAATCATGATCGGAGTAGCCAACGGCGATATTCCGCCTATGGCCTCCGACCCGAACTTCGCCAAAGGATGGCTTAGTTCAAAAGTACTTCCATTTTATCCAGCCAGTAAAATCATAGTCATCAACGTCGGAAATGAGGTTATGTTATCAAAGGATCAAAATCTGATGACAAATTTGTTGCCAGCGATGCAAAATCTCCAAAATGCCCTCAATGATGCTTCAATTGGAGGTAAAATTAAGGTATCTACGGTCCATGCTATGGCTGTGTTGAAGCAATCGGAGCCGCCATCTTCTGGAAGTTTCGACCCGAGTATTACTGATTTGTTGAAAGGATTATTGGAGTTCAATAAAGCTACTGGTTCTCCTTTTGCAGTTAATCCTTATCCTTATTTCGCTTATCAGAGTGATCCTAGACCTGATACCTTGGCTTTTTGTTTGTTTCAACCTAATTCTGGACGATTTGATGCTGGTACCAATATTAAGTACACCAGCATGTTCGACGCTCAG GTGGATGCTGTAAGATCAGCGCTTAATGCCCTGGGATTCAAGGAGGTAGAGATTGTAATTGCTGAAACAGGATGGCCTTATAAGGGAGACAGCAATGAGGTTGGGCCAAGTATTGAGAATGCAAAGGCATACAATGGCAATTTGATTTCTCACCTGAGGTCAATGGTTGGAACTCCATTGATGCCTGGCATATCAGTGGATACCTATCTCTTTGCTTTGTATGATGAGAATTTGAAACCAGGACCAACTTCTGAAAGGTCCTTTGGACTTTTCAAGCCTGATTTAACAATGACTTATGATGCTGGACTTTCTAAGGCTAACAGCCAG GATCCAATGCCAAAAACTCCAGTAACTCCCTCAAACACTTCGATGCCTCCTTCGTCTCCAAAAACTCCAGTGACTCCCTCATTGCCAGAAACTCCGGTGACTCCCTCATTGCCAAAAACTTCAATGCCTCCCTCATCGCCAGAAACTCCGGCAACTTCCTCATTGCCAAAAACTCCGGTACCTTCCTCGTCGCCTAAGACAAAAAGTGTATCCAAGGCAGATGTATCAGATGCCCAGTTGCAATCAAATATCGACTATGCAGTGCAATTCAACCTGGGGGTGCTTGTTTTGAGTCAAATACTGTGGCATTCCATGCCGCATATGCTATGA
- the LOC104211294 gene encoding uncharacterized protein, which produces MAKAYTVEKFDYHIAEVEKIDKRLKDYLMNVGYERWPRAYFTINRTLAMTSNIAESINAALKAAREHPVTPSTSYLYSVLDKGKQRMMFLKDRTCSCRRFQLDELPCAHAWAVLKYKYIDHIEYCSMYYTTKYLLKTYEIPIYPILDESTWEIPAEVLNEKVLPPDVTKTIGRPRKGRCKPISERERKRSISCGQCGEEGHNRKTCRNNPKRG; this is translated from the exons ATGGCCAAAGCATACACAGTTGAGAAGTTTGATTACCACATAGCAGAGGTAGAGAAAATTGATAAGAGGCTCAAAGATTACTTAATGAATGTTGGCTATGAAAGATGGCCCAGAGCATATTTCACTATCAACAGAACATTGGCGATGACTTCAAACATTGCGGAGTCGATCAATGCAGCTCTCAAGGCTGCTAGGGAACACCCA GTGACCCCTTCGACGAGTTACTTATATTCAGTACTTGACAAGGGTAAGCAGAGAATGATGTTCCTAAAAGATCGAACTTGTAGTTGTAGAAGGTTTCAGTTGGATGAACTACCATGTGCACATGCTTGGGCAGTATTAAAATACAAATACATTGATCACATTGAGTATTGCTCGATGTACTACACCACGAAGTACCTATTGAAGACCTATGAAATTCCAATTTATCCAATTCTTGATGAAAGCACATGGGAAATTCCTGCAGAAGTTCTAAATGAAAAAGTCTTGCCACCAGATGTGACTAAAACAATTGGAAGGCCAAGGAAGGGGAGGTGCAAGCCAATATCTGAAAGGGAACGAAAAAGGTCGATTTCATGTGGACAGTGTGGAGAAGAAGGTCACAACAGGAAAACTTGTAGAAATAATCCAAAGAGAGGATGA